From Pseudochaenichthys georgianus chromosome 15, fPseGeo1.2, whole genome shotgun sequence:
CACTTGTGAAACAGCCCGTACCACTGAGACCAGGCTGGGAGGGATAATATAGTGGGGGGAAGAGGGAGGGCAATATCAGATGGGATCACGAATGGATGAAAGGAGTGTAAAGACATTTCCAATAGAGGGGTTGATTTGGGGAAACTGGACAGAGAGAAAAGGGGAGCAGAGAAAGTGGGTatataataaaatgtgacaaaaaaAGGCAAAGAGGATGTTACAAATCTTCTCTCCCCCCTGTTCTGCCTTTGACCTCCGTCTTTCTGTCTTATCCGTTTTTTAAGAATATGAACCAGCACCAAACATAGTTCTGAATATCCAACCTGGGGAAAATCACCTCGGACCAGAAGACTTTGAGCTGATGCTGGAGGAGGTAATGCATTCACATCATCATTTGTGTATCTGCCCTGTAATAAAGTTTTTAATATTTGTACATTTCAAGATGTCCTTCTCTCACGTCGTTACAATCCAATTAAAAAGTCAGTTTACCCAAATCCAAAAATAATCTTAACTGTGCCAATTAGTATGTTTTCCATTTTGAATTCAGCCCAACTCTATCCtcacattttgaaaaataacatttgttttatcagataAGTTGCTCGGTACAAACTGTGAAATGTGTCTTTCCTCCCGGACACAGGAAGCCCTCAGGCTAGCATTCCTTTACACAGAGCTGGGCCTGGAGCCTCCTCGGCCCCAACGCAAGAGGAGGAGATAACACTGCTATCAGGAGCCAGGAATTAAACAACTCCCATTGCTACAACAACTCTGATGACACTTACTGCCTAATCTTTAACAACACCAATGAAAGAGAAGACAACAGTGGATGTATCTGCAATCCTCTTTATTACACGCTATGAATCCCTTACAAAGGAGACCCCAAAGAAGAATCTTGATGATGCGTTTTAGCATTTATAAAGTATGTCCACGGCGCTTAAATAGCAGGCCTTCTCGGAGACGGAGCACTGGTCAGGGTGGGTGGGGTTAAACCGGGTGTGGGTGGAGTACTGGATAAGCAAACCCTCTCCTACCTCTGTGGGGATGTGAGACTTTTGTAACACCTTGCCGCTGTTGACATGTTTTGTGCTCATCAGCACCTTCAGCTGGTCCGGTAGCTCCCTGATCGAGGAGAGATCTGTGATGGCAGATTCTTTACCAAAGTTTAGCACCATGAGGAAAGCTCGGCCCAGCCCTTCTAGCTCTCTGAGGTAAGAGAAGACGTTAGCGTCGGCGTGGACGTAGCAGAACCAGCCGCGGTGCAGGGGCAGCTCCGACTGACGCAGGGTGCTCAGGAAACGGTACTGAGCCAGGACAGAACCTGGCTCTTTCTTCTGGACCTAGAGGAGAACGATTGGCAAGAAGACACATGGTGTAAAAGAAAATGATCTTGAGCAAGCTCTGACCAGATGTTTCTCCAGAGATGAAAGAGTTCTGTACCTCCACATTCACGCTCCTGTAGTCCGGATGAACAGGCAACCAGGTGATGTTGCTTTTGGTGTTAAAGCCTGCGTTTATGTCATCACTCCACTGCATAGGGGAGCGCTGGGGGTCCCGACTGGCACTCTGCAGCGAGAGGAATCAGTTTAGCACATCAGCTTCTAGtgacaataaatatatgtatctaTATGAAAATATAAATCAAATACAAAAACCTGCAATAAATCCTACCATCATGAAACTTAAATGGTCTGTTTTTTGTTGAAATCGTTACACAGAGGCAGTGATTTAACTTATAGGCTGTTTGTTGTTATGTTGAAGAGATTTATATTAAAGTTGAAGTCCACACACATTTTTTCCCCATCATATTTTTATAGATTTGATTTAGATTGAAAAGATTTAACATTGTCATTGCACCGAGTACAAGTAAtaagacaacgaaatgcagttatTCAATTCTAATATAAATCTATATACATGTGACTGATAAAAACAAACTGATGTATTAACACTATGAACATTATAAGGAGGTATACACATGATCAAcagcagtatataaatatacagtatAATACAGACACTATCAACAGTATAGAAGTGAACGAGAGTATTTTAACCAAGTTTGCTCAGTACTGACGGAGTTGTATTTTCCGGCAGGGTCCTGTATCTGACTGTCTGTGACATTTATGTTCTCCATGCCGATCTCCTCTCCGTAGTAGGTGGTGGGGGTGCCCGGGAGGGTCAGCAGCAGCATGTTGATGACACGAACGTAGATCTGACCAGCACTGGAAGCAATTCGAGACCCATCATGGTTCCCGACCTGATTGCAGTAGAGGTGGAAGAAATACAAGAGATGGTGGAGAGATGGTGAAAAAAGTTAAGGAGGAAGATGGCAGGGTGAGGTGGGTATGTTTGAGTAATGGAAGAGAAAGCTGATGTGAAAAGACTCCTGACTCACCACCCAGTTTGGCCATTGTCCCTTGGGCATGTTGCCCATCCACAAGTGGACCAGATGTTTAACCCACATGCCGCTTGGGTTCTGAGGAAGGTCCATCAAGTAGAAGTTAAAGGGGAAGTCGCTTTCTTTCACCTGCGGGGTGCCATAGTACATCATGGTCTTCTCCACCTCGTGGTAATCATACGACTCTGTCACCATGAACCTGGAGAGGAGCAGGAACTTGTGTTTGAGGACATGCAATCCGATCCTCCGCCACACTGAACATTAGTATAATTCAACACTCGATTTTATTCACCTTGAACTTTGCTGAACTCTTTTAATCTAACTAAAATAGAAATTTGTTTAAAAGAAAAGTGCTGGTACTAACAGTTCtttaaacatacagtatctgTAAGCAGATTGAAACACAGTTTACACTCATTGTCAAAAATGCTTCAACATATATGTGACACAGTAGACTGTTTCAAAATAAATGATGAGCTGTTTGAACCTTATATCATCATCATACGTATGTAGTAGCACATTGAGTAGTCACCAGTCCCTGTTCGTCCAATAGATGTACTGTTTTGTGTCCCACACCTGTATCTGCCTGGCTCCCGGCCGTAGATGTCCATCTCCGCCCTCCACTCCCTCAGCATGTCATGCAGGCCCAGCTGACTGGTGGTGTAGTCGTGGTAGAGCTCCCACTCTGTGGTCACATCCTCCTGTTGTGAATATAAACAAACATGAGGTAATGTGGCTATTATTGGATTTCAGGCTATCAAGGATTACTAAGAGTTATGGTTAGGTTTTGCATTTGGTTTAGGGCACTTGTGGTCCATTCATAGCTAAGCTTACACCCTGAGATCATCAACTATAATAGATCAAGAGAACCCAACTGTATGTTCCATTTCCCATTAGGAGTTAGGAGAGTTCCCCTTTAACTATGTTCCTTTATCAGTCTAAAGCACAGGGTCCAGTTGAAGGGCAGGTCAGTGGGGAAAAAACAGAGAAAGGTCAAGTTACACAGATATTTGGTTTCAATAAAGTACTACTGAGTACTGATGTGTTTAAGGAGAGTACAAAGAAGTTCAGGAATTAAACCGCTCAAGCCTGCTTCCTTCCTAAAAGCCTTCTTCAGGAACAGTGACTGCTAAGAAATAAAACCTAATGTGTATGCATTTGTATTAGTAAGAAACTCAAACATGACTATTACCAGACTTATTTACTGAAGCAGTGCTGCCACAGGAGTTAAATATCTagtccagtgcttctcaaagtgtggtccgcggaccactggtgttccttgagcgccccctagtggtccgtgagtatattggtaacatttcacatttgaaataaataaataaatttaagttttccgcactctcgcaggaatatctccgcaatggagcgagattaagtttcactttcaattgcatgatatagcccagcgcaacaccttcatcacacatgttgccacttgtttgtaccattttcaggcgatttgtaatctgttctagaaaaacgatgtgtttttttatatttgtggagttaggtggtccacgagtgttttttttattggttaagtggtccttggtatgaaagagTTTGAGAAACCCTGATCTAGTCCTacagaaaagagagagagagagagagagagagagagagagagagagagagagagagagagagagagagagagagagagagagagagaatgagagagagagagaatgagagagagagaatgagagAATGAGAGAGGATATGTTTACTTAGTCTAGGTTTCATATATCTTAATATTATCTTATATCAAAATGTCTAGGGCCACTGAAATACAAAGAAAATATATGACACTATTGTGACTGAACACAATTTAAAGCTATACCAGCAATAAACCACTAAAACAATCCTGATAACAGATAGCTGCTCAGTTATGATCTGCTGAGTCACATCATATGGCCTGTGGTAAAACTCTCAATATGCcaatacacacacagctgtgactCTTTATTGCAGTGTTGTGGTTCCTGTGTAGCGCCCAACAGTGACTCTTGTtttgtacaatagctgcccactgctcctagtagactcctggtactaggatgggttaaaagcagagaacacatttcactgtgtgtgctgtgtgctctgcatgtgtgaccattaaagagggtttcatccctcccaatattacatttaaaaaatatatatattaatatacttAGGAGGCAAATAATTTTTTctccaatacatttatttaacattcataGTTGCTAGCTTCTTTGTAGATATCAAAACATATATCTGCCTTAATGGTATGATGCAGTAGTGTACTTCTATAAAGTTATTATAATGGCTCAATATTGACAAACTATTATATTAAAATGATATGacgtaaaagaaaaaaatatatctaTAACACTGTGAAAAGAGCCATTCTGCCTAATGAGTAGTTAAACGTTTCATATTGAAGTACATTTAGCTTCTTATACTTTCTTTTTTGAGGacttttacttttaaaaaaGTATTTTAGACTGTTGTTTTGCTTTTTTAAGTAAAGGATTACTTCTACCACGGCTGGTCAACAGTCAGTAGACGAGTCAGTCTCAGTGTTAAGTAAATCCCAATGATTTGCTAATCCACCAAAATATGCCTCTAATCTTTCCTCTGGGAGAAATACCTTCAATCTCCATGACAGAAAAAACACTTTCTTAGTGAGCTCTGCATGAATCATGAACCCTGTGAAAACCAAGTGTAGTATTTTCTCGAGAAGGGCACATGATGAACCTGCGATAACTGAAGGATACATCAGGTACAGTGTGAGCTCTCCCACTCAGCGCTTCACTAGGTTTGTTCTTCCTGCTACACAGCAAAGTACTTCTATAGTAGAGCTGCTTTTATCCCATAGATCTGGGCTCTGATGCCACGTTGTAAAATTCAGCAATACAAAATCTGAATATCACTGAATAACTGAGTGTTACAACAGAGATGAACTAAAACTGAACTTTGAGTTCAAAGGGAGAAGAACAGCCAGCTGGTAAGAGCACAAAAGACCAGTGGCAAAAAGTAAAATCGAAACATAAAAATACCTTACTGACTAAACAAACCTTGTGGAAATTGTTACTGAAAATGACAACTTGTGACCGTCTAAAAACATATATGGGCTGGTATTGGCTTTGAAAGaacattgtcaaatgtattaattaattaattaaggtTTGAAGATATTTTTCCAAAGTGATGACTACAACTTTATTGGATTCAAAAACTCTTCACCCTTAGATGtcagttactgaatttaaatctTATTTAAGCTCGGCCTAGCGTGCGGTTAAATGTGTTACCCATGCTCTGTCATCTGATATGGATCAATTTCAGCCGGCAGATCAGACAGACGTTACCATGTTTGGGGCGGCGTCGAGTCAATGTGAGAACAAACAGCTGAGAGGACTAAGCCGGTGGACATCGCTGCCTGTCACCAACAGAGTGTCCTCCAGAGGGAACGCTGGTAGACTGAAGTGAAGCCCAGGAGGTTAGATGTTATGAGGGGCTAAAGGGTGACACTCACGGGAGGTTGTTTGGGGTCCACCTGTGGTTCATTCCTCAAGTGCTCGGCCTCCAGGATGTGTTTCACAGCGTCCATCCGGAGCCCGTCCACTCCCTTCCCCAGCCAGAAATGGATAATATCCTATAAAACAatcataaataaaaaatgtactgAAGTGCTGAAGGTATTTGATTATTGTTAAATTGTTGCATTGTACACTAACGTCAGTATAAGCAAGCACAATATGCACACAGGAACGCTCTATCATTGCTTTTGTTGCAGGCAGTTAAATCACAATAGTTAACTAGCTTCAGTTAATGTGTGATCAGTTGGCCATTACACATTATTGCTACAGATTACACAAGTGTGTGGATACCTTAACGATCATGGGTCAACACTGACTAAGATTTGAGTATGAGAGACAATATTTGAGTCACAGAAAGTGGTTGAAGAAATGAGTCAATAGTGCAGACCATGTATGTGAGAGAGCAGTGTGTGGTCATGTAATCTTACGATGATCTCTTGGCGGACATGTGGGTTTCTGAAGTTCAGGTCTGGTTGTTCTTTAAGGAACTGGTGCAGGTAGCATTGTCCTCTCAAGTCATCATAAGTCCATGACGAGTTCCCAAAAATACTCACCTGAGAGAGAGGAGGTAGTCAGAGATTAGTGTTAGGAAGTGTAGGCATTACAAATTGCCATCTACTGACTATATCGTTTTTTCTGTTCCAAATAATCTGTTTGATAATTCTGATCATGACAAATGGTGTAGAGCTGCAACGATTGTGTGTGTAATTATTCATTATATGCGTTAAAAAGGGCAGGAAATGCTGTTTTCAGCCCCTCAAATGAGGAAATGTTGAGATACACATTGTATACTTCACCTAAACAAGACAATTAAGTATATCCCCCTGGACTTTGAGAAACTGGAAGAGACATTTcactattttctgacattttaaaagacCTAACATTTCAAATGTCAGTGCAAATCAGTACCAACCCAGTTATTGGGCTTTGGAGCAGTTGCATTGCAGTCGGTCCAGACGTAGTAATCCTTGTAGTGAGGATCTCCAGTCCGGCTCAAGTTGAACCAGCGGTGTTGGTCACTGGTGTGATTGGGAATGAAATCCATGATCAGCTTCATACCTAatggaaacagagagccacagacaTGCTACCATAACAACGAGACATGTGGTGATCCCATAGACTTTGATCCACCATCAGAACTCTACATACACACAGGAAATTAAGAGCACACACCTTTGTTGTGCATTTCAGCCAGGAGCTCTTCAAAGTCGAGCATGGTCCCAAAGATAGGGTCGATGGCCCGGAAATCTTCCACATCGTAGCCGAAGTCCTTCATGGGAGAGCGGTAGAAAGGACTGATCCACACTGACTTGATGTTCAGGTACTCAAAGTGATGCAGCTGCTCCTGAATTCCTGTTAAAGACCAGAATCACTACAATGAGGAATACTGGGCTACTTGGTCCAGAGGCAATTGCTTACACACAGTCAGCATCCACGGGTCAACTTCATATAATGCCaacactttattttgaattGGGTTATTTTCACTGCTTTCACACAATTCATTTAATTGTACGCCCTTTTCAAAAAACTTCTTAAGGAGAAACACCATTTATGTAATGAAATGAAGATGTGTTGTCATTGTGACAATAAACCTCTTTTAAGTTGTTTTCATTGGTTAGTCAATGGGTATTGGTGGAAGCTATTTTTCAGAAGATTTTTTTATGAATTGTGCATTGAAATAGTAAACTGTCAATATATAAATCAGCACacattataatataatattatagGTAAAGCTACCCATAAGGGTATAAAGCCTGAAcatgggccaatctgcataaAGTGTTTACTTTTGATACTTATATTTGAATGATAATACTTCTAAGGACCTAAAGACTTTTACTTGTATCAGAGTATTACTatattctggtacttctactcaagtacaagatctgagtaggcTACTTGGAGGGGCCATGGATGTACAAATATGGACCCTTTACATCCATGCCTTtgggacttccgggtcagccAACAAACAAACGTCATCACTTCACCCCTCTGTAGTACAGCACTATGCGGGGTCTTCTTCTCACCTTTCAGGTCTCCCACCCCATCCCCGTCGGAGTCCCTGAAGGAGCGGGGGTACACCTGGTACACCGGGGAGGCCTGCCACCAGCTGAGGCATCGCGGGGACAGCGCGATTACCGTGACGGTGAGAGCCACCAGAGCCAGGGTGCAGCCCACAATCAGCCAGAAGAGGATCTCCCGGGGCACGCGATACCGGGCCTGGGAGGAGTACAGCAGCAGCACCTCCTTCGGCATACCGGCGTACGGCTTGATCTGCGTGTACTCCTCCGCCAGGTCTTGGTTATTCTCCCCGGGGTCCGCCGCTGACCCCCCGTCTTCTGCATCCTGGTACCCCGGGTTCATGGTGCACTCCCCCAGCTCCATGCTGCCACCGCTGTCTTTTCTTAGAGTCATCTAAAGATTCCTTAAGACCGGAAAACACGCTGCTTTTCTTCAGGAAGACCGAGTGACTGAAAGAGCCCAAGATATACTGCACTTAGAGGGtcagagtacacacactgacTTCTCTGTATCTgtatctctctcgctcacacacacacagagcagtgcCACCTGAGGAATGTGGGAACTGGAGAGTTGAATGGGAATGAGGGAGATTAGCATTTCTTGTTGCAGTGTTGGCTGAAATATGTGGTGGGACAGGTCGGCATGCCCTAACTTCAATTGAAGTGGAAATGCCACAGTGTGAAAATACTCTAGGTCAAAAGCTATGGAGCTATTTCAGGGTCATAAGTTTTGATCATTCAAAAAAATAGAATTTATTTGAAAGTTCAAGTTTttatcctgaactttgaaaaatacaatgatttattcaaaataaaataagtatttgaaaccatttttcaggttgaatattattttgattcagttcagcaatttctttgaataaaatatttattttcagatttcacttttatacatattttgatattggaatccttttttttttcagttgcagatttttcgttttcagattcaaaacaattattttttcaGTTTCAAATCTTGTTTTTTCAGGTTTTCAGGTTTCACATTCAGATCTTTTTTCCGCTTTCAGATCTTTTTTCTCGCTTTCAGATCTTTCAAACTTATGACCCTGAAATAGCTCCATAAAAAGCCATTCATTAAAAATATTAGTTTTACCACAATTTACTAAAAAAAGCTCATCGTCTTTGTGGAAAAATCTGTATGATGTCTTGCACACcacaaaatacataaatataacCAAACCAAATTAAGTGGGAGAAAGCAAAGTGTGAtctattaaacataatataacaTAATCTAAGAACATATACGCTAATCTAAACGTTTTGATCATTTCTCCCATATCCCAAATTATGTTAATACTTAAGATGACAGCAGGCTGTGCCAAAAAAcctatgcttttttttttaaactacatAGCAACTTATTTTGTTTACAAAGTACATTTGTCTGACCTGGCACAGAACAAGGTCTTACCCACAGAGCACAAACGGTCATTGGATAAAACCAATACATATCTGCAAACTTCCTATTCGGTTCTAGTGAGAAGCTCAAAGACACAAAGTTGACATTTGAAGTTGGCACTGGAAAAAACAACAAGCATAGCAGTTTAAACCGTTTTCAACTTAAATCCATCTTTTATTGACGTTTATGTTCACTGTATGGTCTGTAACATCACAATAGCATACTGGGGAATTCGTACAGGAAGAAGGGATTGTGAATACCTCGGTGTCTCAAACTTTCCTTCTTTTGTCCTCTGAAAGGTCAAAATGAAGGAGAGTGGGTCATACATTACTCTCAAATGCACACCAGCTTATTACCTTATACTGTCTTCAAAATACAGCATTCTTATAAGAGCTAAAAAGCActggaataaataaaaaaacaaacaagagtGGAATTTATCATTGCCATCATACAATTCTAAGTAtgtatatataaagagagaCGATAGAAGGAGGTGGTAAAGAGTAAAAGGGATCATATCCATACTAAAATGCCCACGTGAGGAATGTCAAGTCTGTTTTTGGCTGCTTCTAAAATCTTGCCTCCCTTCTAAAGTCTTCACGGTCACATGAACCCTATGGGCCCAGAATTACTGGATGCTTTTTAAAATGCTCCTTACTTaacatatattaaatcaaagcaAGGACCCATGATCTAAGTATTCCTATTGAACACCAAAGCCTCTTGTGAATCTTGAGATTCCACAACCAGACAAATGTGTAttggtttttttcaaaataaaaagggaGCAAAGAGAGACTGATGCTGCAGTGCTGCTTGTACTCAGTCCATGCAGTGGGACCAGTGTgaataatgaacaattacattcagaaACATAtcctttccttccttccttaaGTCCTCTCCTAGCCCAGTGTCTGTTATAGCTTAAACATAAACCCCAAAAGAGGACTTTGTTCAGTTTGGTGAAACCTAACAATGTTAAAAAATATCAAGCAGAATATGAAGAAATCCACAATGGCAGTGATTTGAATTCAGGAACAAACTCAAATTAGATCGAGTGGAGAAAAAACTATTTTGGGGGTCAAAAAAGATGTTGACATGGAGGACGAAAGGTTGTAGAAAAATCATAATTTCCTGCATTTTGTTCCAGTTTTTTCTCTATTTTGTACTTTTAACCTCACTTATCTTTCTAACATTGTGTTCCACCACACTGAACATGCCCACATTACCCCCATCCGCCCAGTACATCTCACACACAAAATACACTCCCTCAATCACAAAACATGCACAACTATagacccccccccacccaccctccaccacaaacaaaaaaaaatcaatcaTCTCATTAAAACAACTGCAAAAGAACTACACATTCAAGTACCTATTCGTCATATGGCACCAAGAGCAAGTGTACCACAAGAACAATACAAATCAGAAAACTGTTAGGCCTATTCTCTTTCAAAACTACCACTTCAGAAAGCTCAATGAATTTGCCATTGAATGATTGAAAAAAAAGTGTATATTACAGTTTTGTATATACTTAGCCTATTTTTAATGCATCTACGGGAAAGAATACACATGCAAAGTATGTGTACCCTAATTTGTCTATGCGCACATttgttaaaaatatttaaaaagaacAGGCTTTGTTTCAATCACTTATTAGTGCTAGGGTTTTACAGAAATGAAATGACCTCCAGGTCGATCCAAAGAGCCAAACCAGGGCTTCCAACGCAACCGCCCCCTGCCTTTGAGGCAGAGTCTATGAACAATTGAAGGACAGCCATTAGTGACCGGTCGCTCTGTTACTCCGTACAGTGAAACACCAACAACATCCCTCCCAATGTTCTGTACAAGGTATATCTCATGCTCCCCTCATCATTGTATTGCCCATCTGTAATAGGACCACAGCCACAGTACTTTGAAAAGCCAtagcacacaaaaaaaaaacattacaacgaAAAATGAATGGAATAtttttcaattaaaaaaaaaaaaggcatttttagttttttgtacACATATTGGAGAGATAGAAAAGGCAAGTTGCAGCGCAAGCAGGATTGTGTGTGTTGAAGATTCCTTTATCCCAAAACCCTGTCTTTGGACCGATCTTGTGCGGGAAAACTGTGTGTGCAACTTTGACTTTGTGTTATTTGTCTACACACTAAATGAACAAAGACCACACGCACGTTAGGCAACGACGAATACCATAGCTATGAAttaaaatgaaacaaacaaatcaaaatatagctatatatatatatgtatatgactTTAATATATCATTTCTATCTGTTAAACAACAGCAGGCTGAATGCTTGTGGTTCTGGAAAAGGAAAAGACAgagcagagaggaagagagagaaatCTAATGTTTTGTTAACATCCATTAAGATACAGGCGGAGAGAAAGTGAGCAGGGACGTGCAAGAAGAGTCATCACACTTGAGCTTAAACCAACTCCTCGTAATTCAAATCTGCAGCGAGGGTgggggggcagggggggggggggggtgtcgcaGGCTTGTGTGGTCCCTCGGTGTGATCAAATAATGCCACAAATTGCAGCCAAATAATCCCCTTTAGTCCATTCAGGATCTTACAAACGTCTTTGAGCGACTGGCTGGGGAATGGCGGGCTGACGGTTGGGTTCGAGGGTCTTCCTTCTCTCTCAATTCTGAGGAAGGCACCAAAGCGTCCAGGGCGGCTCCTGGGTCTTCCTCAATCGGCGACAAAAACTACCACCACAAAGAAAGCAAGGAAAACGAGTGGCAAGAGAAAGTGTGCTTGTTTGCCTCTCTGAAGTATATACTGTATAGCTTTTCCGATATTAACGCAGTTGTTCTTTTTGTTCCCCGTTTTGTTCGACAGAAAGAACCTACATCTGTGTTGTAGTCCTCCACAAAGAGTGTGTTAAAACCAGGATTGCTGCTGCCATTGATCTCTTAGTGTGAGgagtacaaataaaaaaaatccagaGGAAATTAAAAGGGTGACTATGGATGTGATCTCGTGTGGAAAAGTGGTCCTGTTTGTTTTCCTTTTGGATCAGGCAGTCGGGCTGGACAGCTACCAGTGGTACTCCAACTCGGCTCCGTTCTGCAAGAGGAAAGCAAtggagaagaagaggaagagaagAGGGGAAGGTGGTAGGAAAAGGAGATGGAAAAGAAGATGGGAGAGCATGATGAAAAGGAGCGCATTGTTATTAGGTACGGTAACACAATCATTACAGTGAAATTCGATGATTGTGTTCCCCAACCTGGACTTCAAGGCC
This genomic window contains:
- the slc3a1 gene encoding amino acid transporter heavy chain SLC3A1, translating into MTLRKDSGGSMELGECTMNPGYQDAEDGGSAADPGENNQDLAEEYTQIKPYAGMPKEVLLLYSSQARYRVPREILFWLIVGCTLALVALTVTVIALSPRCLSWWQASPVYQVYPRSFRDSDGDGVGDLKGIQEQLHHFEYLNIKSVWISPFYRSPMKDFGYDVEDFRAIDPIFGTMLDFEELLAEMHNKGMKLIMDFIPNHTSDQHRWFNLSRTGDPHYKDYYVWTDCNATAPKPNNWVSIFGNSSWTYDDLRGQCYLHQFLKEQPDLNFRNPHVRQEIIDIIHFWLGKGVDGLRMDAVKHILEAEHLRNEPQVDPKQPPEDVTTEWELYHDYTTSQLGLHDMLREWRAEMDIYGREPGRYRFMVTESYDYHEVEKTMMYYGTPQVKESDFPFNFYLMDLPQNPSGMWVKHLVHLWMGNMPKGQWPNWVVGNHDGSRIASSAGQIYVRVINMLLLTLPGTPTTYYGEEIGMENINVTDSQIQDPAGKYNSSASRDPQRSPMQWSDDINAGFNTKSNITWLPVHPDYRSVNVEVQKKEPGSVLAQYRFLSTLRQSELPLHRGWFCYVHADANVFSYLRELEGLGRAFLMVLNFGKESAITDLSSIRELPDQLKVLMSTKHVNSGKVLQKSHIPTEVGEGLLIQYSTHTRFNPTHPDQCSVSEKACYLSAVDILYKC